TCTAAGCGCAACTGCGGTTCGCTGAAGCGGTTGAGTGGGTCGAGATTAAGCGATTCAAATTCCGGCTGCGGCAGCAAAAACCCGACGAGCGCACCGAAGAGCAGAACGCCGGCCGCCGCCAACAAGGCTCCCGGAACGCCGAATTCATCGGCAACCGAACCCCATAGCCAACTGCCCGCCGCCATGCCACCGAACGTGGCTGTCTGGTAGAGTGCTAACGCACGACCAACTACCCATCGCGGGGTTGAAAGCTGCACAGTCACATTAAACAGGGAAAGCGCGAGAACCCACGACAATCCCGCAGGAAGCAGAAAAATACAGCTCATCCAGATGCTGCGGCTCACCGAGAGCAAAAGACAGCTGAGCGCAAAAGCGACAAAAGCACCGCGTACCAGCCATTCATTGCCCAGCAGTTCACGCAGTCGGGCGCTTGAAAGAGCGCCACCTATAGCACCAATCCCGAAAAAACCGAGCATGATGCCATATGTCAGTGCTGTGCCTTTAACGAGGTCACGTGCCACAAGCGGCAACAGTGCAAGAATGACAATCGCAGACAGACCGAACAGAAAGCCGCGAAACATGACTTTTAGAAGATTTGGCGACATAGCCACATAGCGCAGCCCGGCGACCATTGCAGGCCCTAACGCTTCGCGCGGCAACGTGGATTTCGTCGTCTGAGGTTGCCAGCGCCAAAGCGCTAAAATAAGCGCGCAGTAACTGAAGGCATTGAAGATGAAAGCAAACGCAGCACCCGCTGCCGCAACAATCGCGCCACCAATTGCCGGACCGATGCTGCGCATCAGATTGAAACTCATGGAATTAAGAGCAACTGCTGCAGGCAAATCTGTTCTGGGAACAATGTCGCCCATCGATGCCTGCCACGATGGATTATGCAAAGCACCACCGCAACCGATGAGAAAGGTGAAGCCGAGCAACATCCACGGTGTCAGCATGCCCATATAGGCGAAAGCTGCAAGCGCAACCGAGATGACGAGCAGGAGAATCTGAGCGGTGAGCATGATGCGACGGCGGTCGAAGTTATCCGCAAGTGCGCCTGCCGCAACCGAAAAGATCATCACCGGCAAAGTAGTGGAGGCCTGAACTAGTGCGACCATATCATCCGAACGCGCGATGGTGGCCATCATCCAGCCCGCACCGACAGTCTGCACAAGACCGCCCAGGTTTGAAAATAGCGTCGCAGACCATAAGGCGCGAAAAGTTCCATACTGAAACGGCGCCAGGGGGGAATTTCTTTGCGGCATTCGGACGACCTCCATCCTCATCCGTTCTTCTAGGCGATACGCGAATCGCATCCAGGGAACAAGCAGCTTCCATCAAGCGCGACCGGACGACACACTTAAACATTTAAATCAGCATGCAGATGATCAAAGCGTCACTCCCAC
The genomic region above belongs to Ochrobactrum quorumnocens and contains:
- a CDS encoding MFS transporter; translated protein: MPQRNSPLAPFQYGTFRALWSATLFSNLGGLVQTVGAGWMMATIARSDDMVALVQASTTLPVMIFSVAAGALADNFDRRRIMLTAQILLLVISVALAAFAYMGMLTPWMLLGFTFLIGCGGALHNPSWQASMGDIVPRTDLPAAVALNSMSFNLMRSIGPAIGGAIVAAAGAAFAFIFNAFSYCALILALWRWQPQTTKSTLPREALGPAMVAGLRYVAMSPNLLKVMFRGFLFGLSAIVILALLPLVARDLVKGTALTYGIMLGFFGIGAIGGALSSARLRELLGNEWLVRGAFVAFALSCLLLSVSRSIWMSCIFLLPAGLSWVLALSLFNVTVQLSTPRWVVGRALALYQTATFGGMAAGSWLWGSVADEFGVPGALLAAAGVLLFGALVGFLLPQPEFESLNLDPLNRFSEPQLRLDLRSRSGPIMIMVDYKIAQDDVQAFLGAMALRRRIRIRDGARQWALLRDLENPETWTESYHVPTWVEYVRHNQRRTQSDAEVSERLLALHKGSTPPLVHRMIERQTVSIHDDMPLKAHLDLT